The following proteins are encoded in a genomic region of Microbacterium sp. NC79:
- the dapB gene encoding 4-hydroxy-tetrahydrodipicolinate reductase → MTTRVALVGASGKLGTIIRRVIDGLDGIEVTHALGSRDTFASFSEVDLVVDATHPVVSADVVSEAIAARVNVLVATSGWSADRIAALRPAVAEAGIGLVFIPNFSLGSIVATALAAAAGRLFDSVEIIEAHRDTKVDSPSGTAVRTAEMIAASRGIPVAAPHVDQRARGQQVASIPVHSLRRPGVIARQDVILSGQGESVTITHDTIDSAAAYAPGIAIAVRSALDISGIVVGLENFIDIGIGAPAGDRS, encoded by the coding sequence ATGACCACCCGCGTTGCCCTCGTTGGTGCCTCAGGCAAGCTCGGAACCATTATTCGTCGCGTGATCGACGGACTCGACGGTATTGAGGTGACGCACGCGCTCGGATCGCGCGACACGTTCGCCTCCTTCTCCGAGGTGGACCTCGTCGTTGATGCGACTCATCCCGTCGTGAGTGCCGACGTCGTGAGCGAAGCCATTGCTGCGCGAGTGAACGTCTTAGTTGCCACGTCTGGCTGGTCCGCCGATCGCATCGCGGCTTTGCGTCCAGCGGTAGCCGAAGCCGGAATCGGCCTCGTCTTCATCCCGAACTTCTCGCTTGGCTCGATTGTCGCCACCGCCCTGGCAGCGGCAGCCGGACGACTCTTTGACTCGGTCGAAATCATTGAGGCGCACCGTGACACGAAGGTCGACTCCCCGAGCGGAACCGCGGTTCGTACCGCGGAAATGATTGCGGCTTCACGAGGAATTCCGGTTGCCGCACCACACGTTGACCAGCGTGCGCGCGGCCAGCAGGTGGCGTCGATTCCGGTGCACTCGTTGCGTCGGCCAGGCGTGATCGCACGTCAGGATGTCATTTTGTCTGGCCAGGGCGAATCGGTCACCATCACCCACGACACGATTGACTCAGCGGCCGCCTACGCGCCAGGCATCGCGATCGCTGTGCGGTCGGCGCTTGATATTTCCGGCATCGTGGTGGGTCTGGAAAACTTCATCGACATCGGTATCGGCGCACCAGCGGGAGACCGGTCGTGA
- a CDS encoding histidine phosphatase family protein: protein MTHYIYLVRHGEQQGAEHGLPDGPLSPRGVRQAEAIADRLSGVPLDAVWHSPLERASETARIVAERLPAIEPQPHALLFDCIPTGMEADTPSVFEPFFGSITGEEIEAGRAQMSDAFVEFLGHKPGDVHELLITHNFVIARFVTEVLGAPAWRWLTLNQANAGLTILAQKQSRPWTLITHNDLAHLPFEDRTGLPENTLV, encoded by the coding sequence GTGACGCATTACATCTACCTGGTCCGGCATGGCGAGCAACAGGGCGCCGAGCACGGGCTTCCCGACGGACCGCTATCCCCACGCGGTGTCCGGCAGGCAGAGGCGATCGCTGACCGCTTATCCGGCGTGCCCCTCGATGCTGTCTGGCATTCGCCGCTTGAGCGCGCCAGCGAAACTGCACGAATTGTGGCAGAACGCTTGCCCGCGATTGAGCCGCAGCCGCACGCTTTGCTCTTTGATTGCATCCCTACTGGGATGGAAGCAGATACTCCTTCAGTCTTTGAACCGTTCTTTGGTTCTATTACCGGAGAAGAAATTGAAGCAGGCAGGGCGCAAATGTCAGACGCGTTCGTGGAGTTTCTTGGCCACAAGCCTGGCGACGTGCACGAGTTGCTAATTACTCACAACTTCGTGATCGCGCGCTTCGTCACCGAGGTGCTCGGGGCGCCTGCCTGGCGGTGGCTGACCCTGAATCAGGCCAACGCCGGGCTCACGATCCTGGCCCAGAAGCAGAGCCGCCCGTGGACTCTGATCACCCACAACGACCTCGCACACCTTCCATTCGAAGACCGCACGGGTCTCCCCGAGAACACTCTCGTCTGA
- a CDS encoding aldo/keto reductase — protein MTQEIGSRHIMTSGEAIAHPSVVLAPETHPSAPIPVQGKSLGSNIRVPLGETGFSIFPVILGGGEFGWNVDQEHSNAILDRFFDLGGNMVHTADSFAAGRSELIIGQWLASRAIRDDVILATRVGGHPDNPGLGSTNLVRAVEASLHRLGTTHIDVLYLDGTDTRAAAEDTLATAEWLVETGKVRAIGAHGFSAERLVESRILASAGYPRITVIDVPYNMVRRDEFNANLRLVAGAQGLAVTPSHPLEHGFLSGAYRSRARLQPGARGDQLRTNLNRRGTRLLRALDAIAAELGVPDAAIAIAWLRAQRLIAAPIANVYATAHVDELLQGVGVSLGRAHLAELNRALN, from the coding sequence ATGACGCAAGAAATCGGAAGCAGGCACATCATGACCAGCGGGGAAGCAATCGCTCATCCCTCGGTTGTGCTCGCTCCGGAGACCCACCCGTCCGCGCCAATCCCGGTCCAGGGAAAGTCCCTCGGTAGCAACATTCGCGTGCCGCTTGGTGAAACGGGTTTTTCCATCTTTCCCGTCATCCTCGGTGGCGGAGAATTCGGCTGGAATGTCGACCAGGAGCACTCCAACGCGATTCTTGATCGTTTCTTCGATCTGGGCGGCAACATGGTGCACACCGCCGACAGTTTTGCGGCAGGCAGAAGCGAGCTGATCATCGGGCAGTGGCTGGCATCTCGCGCGATCCGCGACGATGTCATTCTTGCTACCCGCGTCGGAGGCCACCCCGACAACCCCGGACTTGGTTCCACCAATCTCGTCCGAGCGGTTGAAGCCTCGCTTCACCGGTTAGGGACGACCCACATTGACGTGCTGTACCTCGATGGCACTGACACTCGTGCGGCAGCGGAAGATACCCTCGCGACTGCTGAATGGTTGGTTGAGACGGGTAAGGTGCGGGCGATTGGCGCACACGGTTTTAGTGCAGAACGCCTCGTCGAATCGCGCATTCTCGCATCGGCCGGGTACCCACGCATTACCGTGATCGATGTGCCGTACAACATGGTTCGTCGTGATGAGTTCAATGCCAACCTGCGCCTTGTCGCCGGAGCGCAGGGTCTCGCCGTCACGCCGTCGCACCCGCTTGAGCATGGCTTCCTGTCAGGCGCTTATCGCTCACGTGCTCGCTTACAGCCGGGCGCGCGGGGCGATCAGTTACGCACAAACCTGAACCGCCGGGGTACTCGCCTGTTGCGCGCGCTCGACGCGATTGCCGCCGAGCTGGGCGTACCTGACGCGGCTATCGCGATTGCATGGCTACGTGCACAACGGCTCATCGCTGCGCCCATCGCAAACGTGTATGCCACGGCTCACGTCGATGAGCTGTTGCAGGGTGTCGGAGTATCGCTTGGCCGCGCTCACCTCGCCGAGCTCAACCGCGCACTGAACTGA
- a CDS encoding polyribonucleotide nucleotidyltransferase: MEGPEITAAEAVLDNGRFGKRTIRFETGRLAQQAQGAVAAYLDDETMLLSATSASKSPREGFDFFPLTVDVEERSYAAGKIPGSFFRREGRPSTEAILVCRLIDRPLRPSFVDGLRNEVQIVVTVLSIAPGEYYDALAINAASASTQISGLPFSGPIAGVRLALIPGMGAHEDQWVAFPNQEQVGQAVFDLMVAGRVVKNNDGTEDVAIMMVEAEATEQSWDLIKSGATKPSEEIVAAGLEAAKPFLKQLVEAQAEMAAHSSKEPGVYPVFLPYSEETFAFVNGKAYAELVDVYQIADKQERQNADDAIKDRVKAELIAAVEAGELPAVATLEFSAAYKSVTKNIVRGRILAEGVRIDGRGLADIRPLDAEVQVIPRVHGSAIFQRGETQILGVTTLNMLKMEQQIDSLSPTTSKRYMHHYNFPPYSTGETGRVGSPKRREIGHGFLAERALVPVLPSREEFPYAIRQVSEALGSNGSTSMGSVCASTLSLLNAGVPLRAAVAGIAMGLVSDEVNGETRYAALTDILGAEDALGDMDFKVAGTREFITAIQLDTKLDGIPSSVLSAALQQAHDARNTILDVLNAAIDEPDEMAPTAPRVISVQIPVDKIGELIGPKGKTINSIQDETGAQISIEEDGTVYIGATDGPSAEAARAQVNAIANPTNPEVGEQFLGTVVKIATFGAFVSLLPGKDGLLHISEVRKLAGGKRVENVEDVVSVGQKLLVRITKIDDRGKLSLEPVADESEAAAEAPAED; this comes from the coding sequence TTGGAAGGTCCTGAAATCACCGCTGCGGAAGCCGTCCTCGACAACGGACGCTTCGGCAAGCGCACCATCCGCTTCGAAACCGGTCGCCTCGCACAGCAGGCGCAGGGTGCCGTAGCTGCATACCTCGATGACGAAACCATGTTGCTGTCGGCAACGAGTGCATCGAAGAGCCCGCGTGAGGGCTTTGACTTCTTCCCGCTGACCGTCGACGTTGAAGAGCGCTCGTACGCAGCAGGCAAGATCCCCGGTTCGTTCTTCCGCCGTGAGGGTCGCCCCTCGACGGAGGCCATCCTGGTCTGCCGTCTCATCGACCGCCCGCTGCGCCCGTCGTTCGTCGACGGCCTGCGCAACGAGGTTCAGATTGTCGTCACCGTGCTGTCGATCGCTCCTGGCGAGTACTACGACGCACTGGCAATCAACGCGGCCTCCGCATCGACCCAGATCTCGGGTCTGCCGTTCTCCGGCCCCATCGCTGGTGTTCGCCTCGCACTGATCCCGGGTATGGGCGCGCACGAAGACCAGTGGGTCGCGTTCCCGAACCAGGAGCAGGTCGGTCAGGCTGTCTTCGACCTCATGGTTGCCGGTCGCGTTGTCAAGAACAACGACGGTACCGAAGACGTCGCCATCATGATGGTGGAAGCCGAAGCAACCGAGCAGAGCTGGGATCTCATCAAGAGCGGCGCTACCAAGCCGAGCGAAGAGATCGTTGCTGCTGGTCTTGAGGCTGCAAAGCCGTTCCTCAAGCAGCTCGTTGAGGCGCAGGCTGAGATGGCTGCGCACTCGTCGAAGGAGCCGGGCGTCTACCCCGTCTTCCTGCCGTACAGCGAAGAGACCTTCGCATTCGTTAACGGCAAGGCATACGCCGAGCTCGTCGACGTGTACCAGATCGCTGACAAGCAGGAGCGCCAGAACGCTGACGACGCGATCAAGGATCGCGTCAAGGCCGAGCTGATCGCTGCTGTTGAAGCAGGCGAGCTCCCCGCCGTTGCCACGCTCGAGTTCTCGGCCGCCTACAAGTCGGTCACCAAGAACATCGTTCGCGGTCGCATCCTCGCTGAGGGCGTTCGTATCGACGGTCGTGGCCTGGCAGACATCCGTCCGCTTGACGCCGAGGTTCAGGTTATCCCGCGCGTTCACGGTTCCGCCATCTTCCAGCGCGGCGAGACCCAGATTCTGGGCGTCACCACGCTGAACATGCTCAAGATGGAGCAGCAGATTGACTCGCTGTCGCCGACGACGAGCAAGCGCTACATGCACCACTACAACTTCCCGCCCTACTCGACCGGTGAGACCGGCCGCGTTGGTAGCCCGAAGCGTCGCGAGATCGGCCACGGCTTCCTCGCAGAGCGTGCCCTGGTTCCGGTTCTGCCGAGCCGCGAAGAATTCCCGTACGCGATCCGTCAGGTATCCGAGGCTCTCGGCTCCAACGGCTCGACGTCGATGGGTTCGGTTTGTGCATCGACGCTGTCGCTGCTGAACGCCGGTGTGCCGCTGCGTGCTGCTGTTGCCGGTATCGCTATGGGTCTGGTTTCGGACGAGGTTAATGGCGAGACGCGCTACGCAGCGCTGACCGACATCCTCGGTGCGGAAGATGCCCTCGGTGACATGGACTTCAAGGTCGCTGGTACGCGTGAGTTCATCACCGCTATCCAGCTCGACACGAAGCTCGATGGCATCCCGTCGTCGGTGCTGTCGGCTGCGCTGCAGCAGGCACACGATGCTCGTAACACGATCCTCGACGTTCTGAACGCCGCGATCGACGAGCCTGACGAGATGGCACCGACCGCGCCGCGCGTGATCTCGGTTCAGATCCCGGTTGACAAGATTGGTGAGCTGATCGGCCCGAAGGGCAAGACGATCAACTCGATCCAGGACGAGACGGGCGCTCAGATCTCCATCGAGGAAGACGGAACCGTCTACATCGGTGCAACCGACGGACCGTCGGCTGAGGCTGCGCGTGCGCAGGTCAACGCGATCGCCAACCCGACCAACCCTGAGGTTGGCGAGCAGTTCCTGGGTACGGTCGTCAAGATCGCAACCTTCGGCGCCTTCGTTTCGCTTCTCCCGGGCAAGGACGGACTGCTGCACATCAGCGAGGTTCGTAAGCTCGCCGGTGGCAAGCGCGTCGAGAACGTCGAAGACGTTGTCTCCGTCGGCCAGAAGCTTCTCGTTCGCATCACCAAGATCGACGACCGCGGCAAGCTGTCGCTCGAGCCGGTTGCTGATGAGAGCGAAGCAGCAGCTGAGGCTCCCGCCGAAGACTAA
- a CDS encoding DUF5302 domain-containing protein encodes MSDNNEDMKAKFREALAKKNAQARTGEAHEDARGAVTGTHDVANHKREFRRKSG; translated from the coding sequence ATGTCTGACAATAATGAGGATATGAAGGCGAAGTTCCGTGAGGCACTTGCCAAGAAGAACGCCCAGGCGCGCACCGGCGAAGCGCACGAAGACGCCCGCGGCGCCGTGACAGGCACGCATGACGTTGCTAACCACAAGCGCGAGTTCCGCCGTAAGAGCGGATGA
- a CDS encoding FMN reductase, which produces MTARRIVVISAGLSNPSSTRMLADRLAAATVNQLTERGIDSEVQTFELRDYAHQITDNMLTGFAPTELEAMIQQVTDADAIIAVTPIFSTSYSGLFKSFIDVLDPDSLTGKPVLIGANAGTARHSLAIDYAIRPLFAYLHADTVSSGVFAASSDWGANADDVAPLGRRIDKGARELADRIAANEPVRSSDPFDPANYLGEGKSFGHLLGGLTGE; this is translated from the coding sequence ATGACCGCTCGTCGTATTGTCGTCATTTCGGCAGGACTCTCCAACCCGTCATCAACCCGCATGCTCGCTGATCGCCTCGCTGCGGCAACCGTGAACCAGCTCACCGAGCGCGGTATTGACAGCGAAGTACAGACCTTTGAGCTGCGTGACTATGCGCACCAGATCACCGACAACATGCTCACCGGCTTCGCGCCCACGGAGCTGGAAGCGATGATCCAGCAGGTGACCGATGCTGACGCGATCATCGCGGTCACACCCATCTTCTCGACGAGCTATTCCGGATTGTTTAAGTCGTTCATCGACGTGCTCGACCCGGATTCGCTCACCGGTAAGCCGGTGCTGATTGGCGCGAACGCTGGCACCGCGCGGCATTCGCTCGCGATCGATTACGCGATTCGTCCGTTGTTCGCCTACCTTCACGCCGACACGGTGTCGTCGGGTGTCTTTGCCGCATCAAGCGACTGGGGTGCGAACGCCGATGACGTGGCCCCGCTCGGCCGACGCATTGACAAGGGTGCTCGTGAGCTCGCGGACCGCATTGCCGCGAACGAGCCGGTGCGCTCAAGCGACCCGTTTGATCCCGCCAACTACCTCGGCGAAGGTAAGTCGTTCGGACACCTCCTTGGTGGCTTGACGGGGGAGTAG
- a CDS encoding LLM class flavin-dependent oxidoreductase gives MQFGLMTVSDITQDPTTGRTPSEGERIKAAVTMAKHAEDAGLDVFAIGEHHNPPFWSSSPTTTLAYIAAQTERIIVSTSTTLITTNDPVKIAEDYATLQHLSDGRMDLMMGRGNTGPVYPWFGKDIRQGLPLAIENYGLLHRLWREDVVDFEGKFRTALQGFTSTPRPLDGVAPFVWHGSIRTPEIAEQAAYYGDGFFANNIFWPAEHYQRLIGLYRQRWEHYGHGAPETAIVGLGGQAFIRKNSQDAKNEFRPYFDNAPVYGHGPSMEDFTQMTPLTVGSPQEVIDRYAGMREIFGDYQRQLFLMDHAGLPLKTVLEQIDILGEEVVPVLRKELAVNRPANVPDAPTHARRVKAQYGDAGPRVAVPNANRGDNLTVGSSPYQDSAPKAGSAFGSAATRK, from the coding sequence ATGCAGTTCGGCTTGATGACCGTTTCTGACATCACGCAAGACCCCACGACGGGGCGCACGCCGTCCGAAGGCGAGCGTATTAAGGCGGCTGTCACGATGGCCAAGCATGCTGAAGACGCTGGCCTCGATGTCTTTGCGATTGGTGAGCACCACAACCCGCCGTTCTGGTCTTCATCGCCGACCACCACGCTTGCGTACATCGCTGCGCAGACGGAGCGCATCATTGTGTCGACATCGACCACGTTGATCACGACGAACGACCCGGTCAAGATCGCTGAAGACTACGCGACGCTTCAGCACCTCTCTGACGGTCGAATGGACCTGATGATGGGCCGTGGCAACACTGGCCCGGTGTACCCGTGGTTTGGCAAGGACATTCGCCAGGGGCTGCCGCTCGCCATCGAAAACTATGGCTTGCTGCACCGCCTGTGGCGTGAGGACGTTGTCGACTTCGAAGGCAAGTTCCGCACCGCGTTGCAGGGCTTCACCTCCACCCCGCGCCCGCTTGACGGTGTCGCGCCGTTCGTGTGGCATGGTTCCATCCGCACGCCGGAAATTGCCGAACAAGCCGCGTACTACGGTGACGGTTTCTTCGCGAACAACATTTTCTGGCCAGCCGAGCACTACCAGCGCCTGATCGGTCTCTACCGTCAGCGTTGGGAGCACTACGGTCACGGTGCCCCGGAGACGGCGATTGTCGGTCTCGGCGGTCAGGCGTTCATCCGCAAGAACTCGCAGGATGCAAAGAACGAATTCCGGCCGTACTTCGACAACGCACCCGTTTATGGTCACGGCCCGTCGATGGAAGACTTCACGCAGATGACCCCGCTCACCGTGGGCTCGCCGCAGGAGGTTATCGATCGGTATGCAGGCATGCGCGAAATCTTCGGTGACTATCAGCGCCAACTGTTCCTGATGGACCACGCTGGCCTGCCGCTGAAGACCGTTCTTGAGCAGATCGACATTCTGGGTGAAGAGGTGGTTCCGGTGCTCCGCAAGGAGCTGGCCGTCAATCGCCCGGCCAATGTGCCTGACGCCCCCACGCACGCGCGGCGCGTGAAGGCACAGTACGGCGACGCGGGCCCGCGCGTGGCGGTTCCCAACGCGAACCGCGGTGACAACCTCACCGTTGGTTCCAGCCCCTACCAAGACTCCGCGCCGAAGGCTGGCAGTGCCTTCGGTTCCGCAGCAACGCGAAAGTAA
- a CDS encoding acyltransferase family protein gives MTAFSQMSSKKTRDPFWDNARFICIALVVAGHALQPMSRVSDVAYAVYLVIYTFHMPAFAIMSGYFTKSGAPTRTSLKRVITDLVVPYLIFETIWSLLSFAISGKLNLNYASVSWTLWFLLALAVFRVIIPYLALLRWPVSISIVMSVAAGYIPAIDSTFAMDRIIALMPFFVIGWALKDRGILKRADFFAPRHPAVVVAATALIASALTFALILAAPLRTDNMQRWFFFRESYVDLSLPDNIDPPIWGGLVRLGIIAIALIMCWAFFTLAPRREYRWTKLGAYTLYVYLLHTFVLFPVREGKLPGQSHTITAGLQPDWLWVILLIAGSIGVAFLLSSKPVRTLTRPLVEPRVTWLFKERSEERSA, from the coding sequence GTGACAGCGTTCAGTCAAATGTCGTCGAAGAAGACGCGAGACCCGTTCTGGGACAATGCCAGATTCATCTGTATCGCGCTCGTGGTTGCCGGGCACGCACTCCAACCCATGTCTCGGGTGTCTGACGTTGCGTACGCGGTGTACCTCGTCATCTATACGTTTCACATGCCCGCGTTCGCCATCATGTCCGGCTACTTTACGAAATCTGGGGCCCCCACCCGCACCAGCCTAAAGCGCGTGATCACCGACCTTGTGGTTCCGTATCTCATCTTTGAAACCATCTGGTCGCTCCTCTCCTTCGCCATCAGCGGCAAGCTCAACCTCAACTACGCATCCGTGTCTTGGACTCTCTGGTTCTTGCTTGCCCTCGCCGTCTTCCGCGTCATCATTCCGTACCTGGCGTTGCTTCGTTGGCCGGTGAGCATTTCGATCGTGATGTCGGTTGCGGCCGGCTACATCCCGGCCATCGACTCCACGTTTGCGATGGATCGCATCATCGCCCTGATGCCCTTCTTCGTGATTGGTTGGGCTCTCAAGGACCGCGGCATCTTGAAGCGCGCGGACTTCTTCGCGCCCCGCCACCCGGCCGTTGTCGTCGCCGCCACCGCCCTGATCGCTTCAGCACTCACGTTCGCGCTCATCCTCGCCGCGCCCCTTCGCACCGACAACATGCAACGCTGGTTCTTCTTCCGCGAGAGTTACGTTGACCTATCGCTGCCAGACAACATTGATCCCCCGATTTGGGGCGGGCTCGTTCGCCTCGGCATCATCGCCATCGCGCTCATCATGTGCTGGGCTTTCTTTACCCTCGCGCCGCGACGCGAATACCGCTGGACGAAGCTCGGCGCATACACGCTGTATGTCTATCTTCTGCACACCTTTGTGCTTTTCCCGGTACGTGAAGGAAAGCTGCCTGGCCAGTCGCACACGATCACCGCCGGGCTCCAGCCTGATTGGCTGTGGGTCATCCTGCTCATCGCAGGTTCGATCGGCGTCGCATTCCTCCTCTCCTCGAAACCGGTTCGCACTCTTACCCGTCCACTCGTTGAGCCGCGCGTCACCTGGCTGTTCAAAGAAAGATCAGAGGAACGAAGCGCATAG
- a CDS encoding amidohydrolase family protein: MLIRNVRPWGGPAHDVSITDGTIASLQPHDALAPLADGDVDGRGRLLLPSFSDVHVHLDSTRIGLPFRPHTGAPGVWGMMMNDRNNWRTAEIDLPTRVAGTLETMIAHGTTRVRSYAQVDVDCKLEKFDAVMAAKERFSEHADVQVMTFPQAGILREAGTIDYLEESLRQGADVMGGIDPCQLDRDPAKHLDIVFGLAEKYQVEVDIHLHEPGELGVFSTDLVMERTRALGMQGKVTMSHAYGLGGVSEAVSRRLIEEFAELDISMATIAPSTSTHLSPIALTEAGVRLGLGQDGQRDYWSPYGNGDMLDRTWQLAFTNGFRRDDHIELALSIASLGGASMMSSSAPRVTGIGQHIGTAVGDRADLLLVDGETPTSAVMDRGTDRTVIHNGRVVADQLQVAPL; this comes from the coding sequence ATGCTGATTCGCAACGTTCGTCCGTGGGGCGGCCCTGCCCACGACGTCTCCATCACGGACGGCACTATTGCCAGTCTGCAGCCCCATGACGCCCTGGCTCCACTCGCCGACGGCGATGTCGACGGCCGCGGACGCTTGCTGTTGCCATCGTTCAGTGACGTGCACGTTCACCTGGATTCCACCCGAATCGGTCTCCCCTTTCGTCCGCACACCGGAGCGCCGGGCGTGTGGGGAATGATGATGAACGACCGCAACAACTGGCGCACCGCCGAGATTGACCTGCCGACACGTGTCGCCGGCACTCTTGAGACGATGATTGCCCACGGAACCACGAGGGTGCGTAGCTATGCGCAAGTTGACGTCGACTGCAAATTGGAAAAGTTTGATGCGGTGATGGCTGCGAAAGAGCGCTTCAGCGAGCACGCCGATGTGCAGGTGATGACATTTCCGCAAGCGGGTATTCTGCGCGAAGCCGGAACCATCGATTACTTGGAAGAGTCCCTGCGTCAGGGAGCAGATGTGATGGGCGGAATTGACCCGTGCCAGCTCGACCGTGACCCGGCAAAACACCTCGATATCGTTTTCGGTTTGGCTGAGAAGTATCAGGTCGAGGTCGACATTCACCTGCACGAGCCCGGCGAGCTTGGCGTTTTCAGCACTGACCTGGTGATGGAGCGCACGCGCGCGCTCGGCATGCAGGGCAAGGTCACGATGTCGCACGCGTACGGCCTCGGCGGTGTGAGCGAAGCGGTCAGCCGCCGCCTCATCGAGGAGTTTGCTGAACTCGACATCTCGATGGCAACGATCGCTCCGTCGACGTCGACGCACCTCTCCCCCATCGCGCTCACCGAAGCGGGCGTGCGCCTGGGTCTTGGGCAGGATGGCCAACGCGACTACTGGAGCCCCTATGGCAACGGTGACATGCTCGATCGCACATGGCAGCTGGCGTTCACCAACGGCTTCCGTCGCGATGACCACATCGAGCTTGCACTCAGTATCGCGTCTTTGGGTGGTGCGTCAATGATGTCGTCGAGCGCGCCGCGAGTGACCGGCATTGGTCAGCACATCGGAACCGCAGTGGGCGACCGCGCAGATCTGTTGCTTGTTGACGGCGAGACACCGACGAGCGCGGTGATGGATCGCGGCACAGATCGCACCGTCATTCACAACGGTCGCGTCGTCGCCGATCAGCTGCAGGTCGCGCCGCTCTAA
- the rpsO gene encoding 30S ribosomal protein S15, which yields MALEADVKKAIMEEYATHPGDTGSPEVQVAMLTQRIKDLTEHLKEHKHDHHSRRGLFLLVGQRRRLLGYLQDVDINRYRSLIERLGLRR from the coding sequence ATGGCACTCGAAGCAGACGTCAAGAAGGCGATCATGGAAGAGTACGCAACGCACCCCGGTGACACCGGTTCCCCCGAGGTGCAGGTTGCAATGCTGACGCAGCGCATTAAGGACCTCACCGAGCACCTGAAGGAGCACAAGCACGACCACCACTCGCGTCGTGGTCTGTTCCTGCTCGTCGGTCAGCGCCGTCGCCTGCTGGGTTACCTGCAGGATGTTGACATCAACCGTTACCGCTCGCTTATCGAGCGCCTCGGTCTGCGTCGCTAA
- a CDS encoding LOG family protein yields MTRHHIDVETLADFDHLLAHRNTLSGVTMQSIDLRGRTADLDRVSVLGALFLGCELAPGVSGSLQSRGALVFPEIPTVPFDPYRAEPYTADELFDTASYADSFDARVYAWSRQHHQVHSVVGSIASALHDHAMTECLTEALAAVPLHRRLGVMGGHGSPRGSANYAQAAHLGRALARAGYTVFTGGGPGAMEAANLGAWLAPHDDEALPRALDMLAGAASFTPDIDAWAQAASAVRSRWPRLDNVVRSVGIPTWFYGHEPPNQFASVIAKYFANPLREATLLERCHGGIVYLPGAAGTVSEIFMDACENYYAAPENIAPMVLVGREQWMSALPAWSLLQALAGEREMNAHIHLVDTVDDAIRLLTGDLPR; encoded by the coding sequence GTGACACGACATCACATTGATGTGGAGACCCTCGCTGACTTTGACCATCTGCTCGCGCATCGCAACACGCTGAGCGGGGTGACGATGCAGTCCATCGATCTGCGTGGCCGCACCGCTGATCTTGACCGTGTGAGCGTGCTGGGTGCACTGTTTCTCGGGTGCGAGCTCGCGCCCGGCGTGAGCGGGTCACTCCAGTCTCGCGGCGCACTGGTCTTTCCGGAGATTCCCACGGTTCCGTTCGACCCCTATCGTGCGGAACCATACACCGCTGATGAGCTCTTCGACACGGCCTCATACGCCGACAGCTTCGACGCCCGCGTGTACGCGTGGAGCCGCCAGCATCACCAGGTGCATAGCGTTGTGGGTTCCATTGCCAGCGCCCTGCACGATCACGCCATGACGGAGTGCCTCACCGAGGCGCTTGCCGCGGTTCCGTTGCACCGCCGACTGGGCGTGATGGGAGGCCACGGTTCACCCCGCGGATCGGCAAACTATGCGCAGGCCGCGCATCTGGGACGCGCCCTCGCCCGTGCCGGATACACCGTCTTCACTGGCGGCGGCCCGGGAGCCATGGAAGCAGCGAACCTCGGCGCTTGGCTCGCCCCACATGACGATGAGGCCCTGCCGCGAGCGCTCGATATGCTCGCCGGCGCCGCCTCATTCACTCCCGATATTGATGCATGGGCCCAGGCCGCGTCGGCGGTGCGCTCGCGGTGGCCACGCCTCGACAACGTTGTGCGTTCCGTGGGGATCCCCACCTGGTTTTACGGGCACGAGCCGCCGAATCAGTTCGCCTCAGTGATCGCAAAGTACTTCGCCAACCCGCTGCGCGAAGCGACCCTCCTTGAGCGTTGCCACGGCGGCATCGTTTACCTCCCGGGAGCAGCCGGCACCGTCTCGGAAATCTTCATGGACGCATGCGAAAACTATTACGCGGCTCCGGAGAACATCGCACCAATGGTGTTGGTTGGCCGGGAACAGTGGATGAGTGCGCTTCCCGCATGGTCGCTACTCCAGGCTCTTGCCGGCGAACGAGAGATGAACGCGCACATTCACCTCGTTGACACGGTCGATGACGCCATCCGCCTGCTGACCGGAGACCTGCCCCGATGA